One Leopardus geoffroyi isolate Oge1 chromosome C1, O.geoffroyi_Oge1_pat1.0, whole genome shotgun sequence DNA segment encodes these proteins:
- the LOC123597911 gene encoding phosphate carrier protein, mitochondrial-like, with protein MRDAGGCRALQAGSLGPLKGRFWAAAAATEQSYEYGSARYLLLCGLGGMLSCGLTHTAVVPLDLVKCRMQVDPAKYKGIVSGFGVTVRDDGLRGLARGWAPTFLGYSLQGLFKFGLYEAFKMRYAELLGPEKAYRWRTGLYLAASAGAELFADVALAPMEAVKVRIQTQPGFAGTLRAAAPRMYREEGPRAFYKGVAPLWLRQIPYTMMKFACFERTVEALYEHVVPKPQSQCTKAEQLAVTFVAGYIAGVFCAVVSHPADSVVSVLNKEKGSSALGVLQRLGFAGVWKGLFARIIMIGTLTALQWFIYDSVKVYFKLPRPPVAQAPKSPKKQK; from the coding sequence ATGCGTGACGCTGGCGGTTGCCGGGCCCTGCAGGCCGGAAGCTTGGGCCCGCTCAAGGGCAGGTTctgggcggcggcggccgcgacGGAGCAGAGCTACGAGTACGGCTCCGCGAGATACCTGCTGCTGTGCGGCCTGGGCGGCATGCTGAGCTGTGGACTGACTCACACGGCCGTCGTGCCCCTGGACCTGGTCAAGTGCCGCATGCAGGTGGACCCCGCCAAGTACAAGGGCATCGTCAGCGGCTTCGGCGTGACGGTGCGCGACGACGGGCTGCGCGGCCTGGCCCGAGGCTGGGCGCCGACCTTCCTGGGCTACTCCCTGCAGGGCCTGTTTAAGTTCGGCCTCTACGAGGCCTTCAAAATGCGCTACGCCGAGCTCCTGGGCCCGGAGAAGGCGTACCGGTGGAGAACCGGCCTGTACCTGGCCGCGTCGGCCGGCGCCGAGTTGTTCGCCGACGTGGCGCTGGCGCCCATGGAGGCGGTGAAGGTGCGCATCCAGACGCAGCCCGGCTTCGCGGGCACGCTGCGCGCCGCCGCGCCGCGCATGTACCGCGAGGAGGGCCCGCGGGCCTTCTACAAGGGCGTGGCGCCGCTGTGGCTGCGCCAGATCCCCTACACCATGATGAAGTTCGCCTGCTTCGAGCGCACGGTGGAGGCGCTCTACGAGCACGTCGTCCCCAAGCCCCAGAGCCAGTGCACCAAGGCCGAGCAGCTGGCCGTGACCTTCGTGGCCGGCTACATCGCCGGCGTCTTCTGCGCCGTCGTGTCCCACCCGGCCGATTCGGTCGTGTCCGTTTTGAACAAGGAGAAGGGCAGCTCGGCCTTGGGAGTTCTCCAGAGACTGGGGTTCGCGGGCGTGTGGAAGGGCCTGTTCGCCCGCATCATCATGATCGGCACCCTGACTGCGCTGCAGTGGTTCATCTATGACTCGGTCAAGGTCTATTTCAAGCTGCCTCGCCCCCCGGTCGCCCAAGCGCCCAAATCCCCGAAGAAGCAGAAGTAG